In the Ictalurus punctatus breed USDA103 chromosome 7, Coco_2.0, whole genome shotgun sequence genome, one interval contains:
- the casp23 gene encoding caspase-23 isoform X2 codes for MLKAKEEDRDTEDAAPIQHFRNLRLSSGGQNKKSDVLPRQTGVLSCGHQMPPDYLISWCKYYLMQEKTEFTCPRLDENKKGICGTKFSYQDLCNTVSLTSSLKEFFEERLGELTASSYCEFKACPGCESYVERADQENLCVHCTVCTARMGRSYEFCWDCRRKWKGAVQNTVHCGYSDCRETEIYSTKEKSSDRKRLAMIINNVEFTVREYNRNGAEMDEENMKTLLEALGYDVIILNDLSAEGMEAALRDFSQHNEHKNSDSTFFIIMSHGGPNGIYGIHSDEKDDDIFPVDKIFYYLSSENCPGLTDKPKIILIQACRGDKKGHVWVFDGVKSNKGTKQHREKDFACLRSCTPDTVSIRNPDSGTIFFKILVEIFNEHSHENDIVELFTKILHRFEKKAKEGEIPYQMPCMDRTTLVKKFYLFPGL; via the exons ATGTTAAAAGCGAAGGAAGAGGACAGAGACACAGAAGATGCTGCACCTATACAACATTTCCGTAACCTAA GACTCTCAAGTGGTGGACAGAACAAAAAGTCTGATGTCTTGCCTAGACAAACTG GTGTTTTGTCCTGTGGTCATCAGATGCCACCAGATTACTTGATTTCATGGTGCAAGTACTATCTAATGCAG GAGAAGACTGAATTCACTTGTCCAAGACTTGATGAGAACAAGAAAGGCATATGTGGCACAAAATTCTCTTATCAGGACTTGTGCAATACAGTTTCATTAACTTCCTCGCTGAAGGAATTCTTTGAAGAGAGACTTGGGGAGCTAACTGCATCAAGCTACTGTGAATTTAAAGCT TGTCCAGGATGCGAGTCATATGTGGAGAGAGCTGATCAGGAGAACCTGTGTGTCCACTGTACCGTATGCACTGCCAGGATGGGACGCTCCTATGAGTTCTGCTGGGACTGCAGGAGGAAATGGAAAGGAGCAGTGCAAAATACTGTGCACTGTGGCTACAGTgactgcagagagacagag ATCTATTCAACAAAGGAGAAATCCAGTGACAGAAAGCGACTGGCTATGATCATCAACAATGTTGAATTCACAGTAAGGGAGTATAATCGGAATGGAGCAGAGATGGATGAAGAGAATATGAAGACTTTGCTTGAGGCCTTGGGTTATGATGTAATCATACTGAATGACCTGTCTGCAGAG GGGATGGAGGCTGCCTTGAGAGACTTCTCACAACACAATGAACACAAAAATTCAGACAGCACATTTTTTATCATCATGTCCCATGGTGGACCTAATGGCATTTATGGCATTCATTCTGATGAAAAAGATGATGACATTTTCCCTGTGGACAAAATCTTCTACTACCTCAGCTCTGAGAACTGCCCCGGACTAACAGACAAGCCAAAAATCATTCTGATTCAGGCATGCAGAGGAG ATAAAAAAGGCCATGTGTGGGTATTTGATGGTGTAAAGTCCAATAAAGGAACAAAACAACATCGTGAAAAAGATTTTGCCTGCTTAAGATCATGCACACCAG ACACTGTATCCATCAGGAATCCTGACTCTGGCACAATATTCTTCAAGATCCTTGTGGAAATCTTCAATGAACACTCTCATGAGAACGACATAGTGGAGTTGTTTACAAAG ATTCTTCACAGGtttgaaaaaaaagcaaaggaaGGTGAAATTCCTTATCAAATGCCATGTATGGACAGAACCACGCTTGTTAAGAAATTCTACCTGTTTCCTGGACTTTGA
- the casp23 gene encoding caspase-23 isoform X1 → MLKAKEEDRDTEDAAPIQHFRNLRLSSGGQNKKSDVLPRQTGVLSCGHQMPPDYLISWCKYYLMQEKTEFTCPRLDENKKGICGTKFSYQDLCNTVSLTSSLKEFFEERLGELTASSYCEFKACPGCESYVERADQENLCVHCTVCTARMGRSYEFCWDCRRKWKGAVQNTVHCGYSDCRETETLQTKRDLLKLCQPAFKQRKLQTEQIYSTKEKSSDRKRLAMIINNVEFTVREYNRNGAEMDEENMKTLLEALGYDVIILNDLSAEGMEAALRDFSQHNEHKNSDSTFFIIMSHGGPNGIYGIHSDEKDDDIFPVDKIFYYLSSENCPGLTDKPKIILIQACRGDKKGHVWVFDGVKSNKGTKQHREKDFACLRSCTPDTVSIRNPDSGTIFFKILVEIFNEHSHENDIVELFTKILHRFEKKAKEGEIPYQMPCMDRTTLVKKFYLFPGL, encoded by the exons ATGTTAAAAGCGAAGGAAGAGGACAGAGACACAGAAGATGCTGCACCTATACAACATTTCCGTAACCTAA GACTCTCAAGTGGTGGACAGAACAAAAAGTCTGATGTCTTGCCTAGACAAACTG GTGTTTTGTCCTGTGGTCATCAGATGCCACCAGATTACTTGATTTCATGGTGCAAGTACTATCTAATGCAG GAGAAGACTGAATTCACTTGTCCAAGACTTGATGAGAACAAGAAAGGCATATGTGGCACAAAATTCTCTTATCAGGACTTGTGCAATACAGTTTCATTAACTTCCTCGCTGAAGGAATTCTTTGAAGAGAGACTTGGGGAGCTAACTGCATCAAGCTACTGTGAATTTAAAGCT TGTCCAGGATGCGAGTCATATGTGGAGAGAGCTGATCAGGAGAACCTGTGTGTCCACTGTACCGTATGCACTGCCAGGATGGGACGCTCCTATGAGTTCTGCTGGGACTGCAGGAGGAAATGGAAAGGAGCAGTGCAAAATACTGTGCACTGTGGCTACAGTgactgcagagagacagag acTTTGCAAACAAAGAGAGATTTGCTAAAGTTATGTCAGCCTGCATTCAAGCAACGCAAGCTTCAGACAGAACAG ATCTATTCAACAAAGGAGAAATCCAGTGACAGAAAGCGACTGGCTATGATCATCAACAATGTTGAATTCACAGTAAGGGAGTATAATCGGAATGGAGCAGAGATGGATGAAGAGAATATGAAGACTTTGCTTGAGGCCTTGGGTTATGATGTAATCATACTGAATGACCTGTCTGCAGAG GGGATGGAGGCTGCCTTGAGAGACTTCTCACAACACAATGAACACAAAAATTCAGACAGCACATTTTTTATCATCATGTCCCATGGTGGACCTAATGGCATTTATGGCATTCATTCTGATGAAAAAGATGATGACATTTTCCCTGTGGACAAAATCTTCTACTACCTCAGCTCTGAGAACTGCCCCGGACTAACAGACAAGCCAAAAATCATTCTGATTCAGGCATGCAGAGGAG ATAAAAAAGGCCATGTGTGGGTATTTGATGGTGTAAAGTCCAATAAAGGAACAAAACAACATCGTGAAAAAGATTTTGCCTGCTTAAGATCATGCACACCAG ACACTGTATCCATCAGGAATCCTGACTCTGGCACAATATTCTTCAAGATCCTTGTGGAAATCTTCAATGAACACTCTCATGAGAACGACATAGTGGAGTTGTTTACAAAG ATTCTTCACAGGtttgaaaaaaaagcaaaggaaGGTGAAATTCCTTATCAAATGCCATGTATGGACAGAACCACGCTTGTTAAGAAATTCTACCTGTTTCCTGGACTTTGA
- the casp23 gene encoding caspase-23 isoform X3, which yields MLKAKEEDRDTEDAAPIQHFRNLRLSSGGQNKKSDVLPRQTGVLSCGHQMPPDYLISWCKYYLMQEKTEFTCPRLDENKKGICGTKFSYQDLCNTVSLTSSLKEFFEERLGELTASSYCEFKACPGCESYVERADQENLCVHCTVCTARMGRSYEFCWDCRRKWKGAVQNTVHCGYSDCRETETLQTKRDLLKLCQPAFKQRKLQTEQIYSTKEKSSDRKRLAMIINNVEFTVREYNRNGAEMDEENMKTLLEALGYDVIILNDLSAEGMEAALRDFSQHNEHKNSDSTFFIIMSHGGPNGIYGIHSDEKDDDIFPVDKIFYYLSSENCPGLTDKPKIILIQACRGDKKGHVWVFDGVKSNKGTKQHREKDFACLRSCTPGILTLAQYSSRSLWKSSMNTLMRTT from the exons ATGTTAAAAGCGAAGGAAGAGGACAGAGACACAGAAGATGCTGCACCTATACAACATTTCCGTAACCTAA GACTCTCAAGTGGTGGACAGAACAAAAAGTCTGATGTCTTGCCTAGACAAACTG GTGTTTTGTCCTGTGGTCATCAGATGCCACCAGATTACTTGATTTCATGGTGCAAGTACTATCTAATGCAG GAGAAGACTGAATTCACTTGTCCAAGACTTGATGAGAACAAGAAAGGCATATGTGGCACAAAATTCTCTTATCAGGACTTGTGCAATACAGTTTCATTAACTTCCTCGCTGAAGGAATTCTTTGAAGAGAGACTTGGGGAGCTAACTGCATCAAGCTACTGTGAATTTAAAGCT TGTCCAGGATGCGAGTCATATGTGGAGAGAGCTGATCAGGAGAACCTGTGTGTCCACTGTACCGTATGCACTGCCAGGATGGGACGCTCCTATGAGTTCTGCTGGGACTGCAGGAGGAAATGGAAAGGAGCAGTGCAAAATACTGTGCACTGTGGCTACAGTgactgcagagagacagag acTTTGCAAACAAAGAGAGATTTGCTAAAGTTATGTCAGCCTGCATTCAAGCAACGCAAGCTTCAGACAGAACAG ATCTATTCAACAAAGGAGAAATCCAGTGACAGAAAGCGACTGGCTATGATCATCAACAATGTTGAATTCACAGTAAGGGAGTATAATCGGAATGGAGCAGAGATGGATGAAGAGAATATGAAGACTTTGCTTGAGGCCTTGGGTTATGATGTAATCATACTGAATGACCTGTCTGCAGAG GGGATGGAGGCTGCCTTGAGAGACTTCTCACAACACAATGAACACAAAAATTCAGACAGCACATTTTTTATCATCATGTCCCATGGTGGACCTAATGGCATTTATGGCATTCATTCTGATGAAAAAGATGATGACATTTTCCCTGTGGACAAAATCTTCTACTACCTCAGCTCTGAGAACTGCCCCGGACTAACAGACAAGCCAAAAATCATTCTGATTCAGGCATGCAGAGGAG ATAAAAAAGGCCATGTGTGGGTATTTGATGGTGTAAAGTCCAATAAAGGAACAAAACAACATCGTGAAAAAGATTTTGCCTGCTTAAGATCATGCACACCAG GAATCCTGACTCTGGCACAATATTCTTCAAGATCCTTGTGGAAATCTTCAATGAACACTCTCATGAGAACGACATAG